One genomic region from Natrinema caseinilyticum encodes:
- a CDS encoding CPBP family intramembrane glutamic endopeptidase, producing the protein MYDGIVFLTVGPSPGIVIRSIVRAWGPLIAGVTVTWASNGDLRTYLGQIATWRVRPRWYILAIVLPFVLDGSLTVSVVHVFTGGAVRIAPSPWWQYILGFLLVMFLLGGLEEFGWRGFAQSRLQERYTAFTAAVGIGIAWALWHLPMFYLYDVPAYDVSGFWTTYLFTLIVQSITLAWLYNSTRGAVLLPMLYHSLGNLPALVEPVGDVGIIAERIPEVLSILLVVSLIAFYGRRSLASSAPDPLIPGAIAEQVWTNTD; encoded by the coding sequence ATGTATGATGGGATCGTTTTCCTGACGGTAGGGCCGTCTCCGGGTATTGTGATTCGGAGCATCGTGCGGGCGTGGGGTCCGTTGATCGCAGGAGTAACGGTGACGTGGGCGAGCAATGGTGATCTCCGTACGTATCTCGGCCAGATCGCGACGTGGCGAGTCAGGCCCCGGTGGTACATCCTCGCAATTGTCTTGCCATTCGTGCTCGATGGCAGCCTTACCGTGAGTGTCGTTCACGTGTTCACCGGCGGAGCCGTCCGGATTGCGCCATCGCCTTGGTGGCAGTATATACTAGGTTTCTTACTGGTTATGTTCCTTCTAGGCGGACTCGAGGAGTTCGGGTGGCGAGGATTCGCCCAGTCGAGACTCCAAGAGCGGTACACCGCGTTCACTGCGGCTGTTGGAATCGGTATCGCGTGGGCACTCTGGCATCTCCCCATGTTCTATCTCTATGACGTGCCTGCATACGACGTCTCGGGGTTCTGGACGACGTACCTATTTACGCTTATCGTCCAATCGATCACACTTGCCTGGCTGTATAATAGCACGCGCGGAGCAGTCTTGCTTCCGATGCTCTACCACTCACTCGGGAACCTTCCCGCACTTGTCGAGCCCGTTGGGGACGTTGGGATAATTGCTGAACGGATCCCGGAGGTACTCTCGATTCTCCTCGTTGTAAGTCTGATCGCGTTCTACGGACGAAGATCTCTCGCGTCGTCTGCACCCGACCCACTCATCCCCGGAGCAATCGCAGAACAGGTTTGGACTAACACTGACTGA
- a CDS encoding DMT family transporter, protein MKSKTISILFVLLALIWGSLFIFIELGLPYIPPVLFAALRHDLAAVITLIYAAYFTTQWTPRGREDWWLVALGGVFFVGLYNGLLFVGQQEVTGGMAAILVAMNPILAALFGWGLIPKRRLALPSVGGLLLGFVGVAFVARPDLSAPVQSESLGALLVLLSTACLAFGSVLVERASSGMSTETFVAWSNVLGALFLHGISFGLPSESFAQVDITITGLGALLYLAVIGSGVSAILYFILLDELGAVEINLVSYAAPIFTAIFGWLILRETLSLLSIIGFVIIFTGFALIKRRELRMELRKFPST, encoded by the coding sequence GTGAAATCAAAGACGATATCGATACTATTCGTTCTGTTAGCACTAATTTGGGGGTCACTGTTCATCTTCATCGAACTCGGCCTTCCATATATTCCACCAGTGCTGTTTGCCGCGCTTCGTCATGACCTCGCAGCCGTAATCACGCTCATCTATGCTGCATACTTTACCACACAGTGGACGCCACGAGGACGAGAGGACTGGTGGCTCGTGGCTCTCGGTGGCGTGTTCTTTGTCGGTCTGTACAATGGTTTGCTTTTTGTGGGCCAACAGGAGGTCACAGGGGGAATGGCTGCAATTCTTGTTGCAATGAATCCGATTCTGGCAGCACTCTTTGGATGGGGCTTGATTCCAAAGCGGCGGCTCGCTCTCCCGAGTGTCGGCGGGCTTTTGCTCGGTTTTGTCGGGGTTGCATTCGTTGCTCGGCCCGATCTCTCGGCCCCCGTTCAAAGCGAATCTCTCGGTGCTCTCCTCGTTCTCCTCTCTACTGCCTGCCTCGCCTTCGGTAGTGTACTCGTCGAACGAGCGTCAAGTGGTATGTCGACGGAAACGTTCGTTGCTTGGTCGAACGTTCTGGGAGCGCTATTCCTCCATGGTATCAGTTTTGGATTACCATCTGAATCGTTCGCACAGGTAGATATCACAATAACTGGATTGGGTGCACTACTGTACTTGGCAGTTATCGGAAGCGGTGTGAGCGCGATTCTCTACTTTATCCTGTTGGATGAACTCGGAGCAGTCGAAATCAATCTCGTCTCCTACGCGGCCCCCATCTTCACCGCTATTTTTGGATGGCTGATCCTCCGAGAAACGCTTAGTCTGTTGAGTATTATCGGGTTCGTCATTATCTTCACAGGATTTGCCCTCATCAAGCGTCGAGAGCTAAGAATGGAACTCCGAAAGTTTCCCTCTACGTGA
- a CDS encoding IclR family transcriptional regulator, with product MTGPPADGTTTIKSVDTSLDIVEKLTRAGPMTLTELAESFDRSPSNVLAHLRTLQRRGFAVKENGCYRPGLRYYEIGNNIKENYPLYVHGTGPADDLAAETGEYVWLMVAEQGRGYYLYKSAGERAVESGAYTMGSRWHLNASASGKVVLADMDETRLDRVLDTHGLTSMTPNTITDREKLKSELMKIREQGFARDKEEAAVGICGVAAPVNGLDGVIGTVSVSGPASRIKDEYFHDVLPEKVKEVADIIRIKYNGVSAVDR from the coding sequence ATGACCGGACCGCCGGCAGACGGCACCACCACGATCAAATCGGTTGACACCTCTCTCGATATCGTAGAAAAGCTCACACGCGCTGGTCCGATGACCCTTACTGAACTGGCTGAGAGCTTTGATAGGTCGCCTAGTAACGTTCTGGCTCATCTGCGAACTCTACAGCGACGGGGGTTCGCCGTCAAAGAAAACGGCTGTTATCGTCCTGGGCTTCGATATTACGAAATTGGAAATAACATCAAGGAAAACTATCCGCTCTACGTACACGGAACGGGACCCGCGGACGATCTGGCCGCCGAAACTGGGGAGTACGTCTGGCTGATGGTAGCAGAACAAGGACGTGGCTACTATCTCTACAAGTCTGCTGGCGAGAGAGCCGTCGAAAGCGGAGCGTATACCATGGGCAGTCGATGGCATCTCAACGCGAGTGCCAGCGGAAAGGTAGTTCTCGCCGATATGGATGAAACTCGTCTCGACAGGGTATTAGACACGCACGGGCTGACTTCGATGACACCGAACACGATCACCGACAGAGAAAAGTTGAAATCAGAACTGATGAAGATTCGAGAGCAAGGGTTTGCTCGAGACAAAGAAGAAGCGGCTGTTGGTATCTGTGGGGTCGCCGCTCCCGTCAATGGGTTGGACGGAGTTATCGGGACAGTGTCCGTCTCCGGCCCTGCGAGCCGGATAAAAGACGAATATTTCCATGATGTGCTACCGGAGAAGGTGAAAGAAGTCGCTGACATCATTCGGATTAAATATAACGGTGTGTCTGCAGTCGACCGATGA